One genomic window of Helicobacter canis includes the following:
- a CDS encoding PDC sensor domain-containing protein: protein MLSKDIVTYAKMRYELRAYLTFLFTQNIKNFMPEPSFEVVLSGLKRIKDEIKVFDAMYILDKNGTQMSDVLQSNGIIENTGKNFSNRAYYYEALDEQRCIITNPYPSKIDGNLVVTAAYPVYNQSHELLFVVCIDIHLRDALKISSPNRLFHIFSMLSVGMYCVLSLALSFIAILLVVEGVVRFWSEDILQFQSFDIKDIFESTILLTLALAIFDLVKAIFEEEVLGKNVGRSYTVHKTMIRFLGSIIIALAIEALMLVFKFTFSAPEQLLYAVYLIAGVAFLLIALAIYVKFAYGVGKKS from the coding sequence ATGCTATCAAAAGATATTGTTACCTATGCGAAAATGCGCTATGAGCTAAGGGCGTATCTCACCTTTCTTTTCACGCAAAATATTAAAAACTTTATGCCAGAGCCTAGCTTTGAAGTCGTGCTAAGTGGGCTAAAACGCATAAAAGATGAGATTAAGGTCTTTGATGCGATGTATATTTTGGATAAAAATGGCACGCAAATGAGCGATGTGCTACAAAGCAATGGTATCATCGAAAATACGGGGAAAAACTTCTCAAATCGTGCCTACTACTATGAGGCATTAGATGAGCAGCGATGTATCATCACAAATCCTTACCCCTCAAAGATCGATGGCAATCTTGTCGTAACGGCTGCCTATCCTGTGTATAATCAAAGCCACGAGCTGCTCTTTGTGGTGTGTATTGACATTCATCTGCGTGATGCGCTTAAAATCAGCTCACCCAATCGCTTGTTTCACATTTTTTCAATGCTAAGTGTGGGAATGTATTGCGTGCTTTCACTTGCACTAAGTTTTATCGCTATCTTGCTTGTGGTAGAAGGGGTGGTGAGGTTTTGGTCAGAAGATATTTTGCAGTTTCAAAGCTTTGATATTAAAGATATTTTTGAATCTACGATTTTGCTGACTCTTGCCCTAGCGATTTTTGATCTGGTCAAAGCGATTTTTGAAGAAGAAGTGCTAGGCAAAAATGTCGGCAGAAGCTACACCGTGCATAAGACAATGATCCGCTTCCTTGGCTCTATCATCATAGCCCTTGCCATTGAAGCCTTAATGCTTGTGTTTAAATTCACCTTTTCAGCTCCAGAGCAGCTACTCTATGCGGTGTATCTCATCGCTGGCGTGGCATTTTTGCTCATTGCTCTAGCTATCTATGTGAAGTTTGCCTATGGGGTGGGCAAGAAGTCCTAA
- a CDS encoding radical SAM/SPASM domain-containing protein, with product MELQRNASELTGILGAEKIELLQAINDPILWRSYRDTYAKAQKLEVLTPYPLQIDFELNATCNLACPMCPLSMEHNAEKSHINFPYELFCKIIDDGVPKGLKAIKLNYLNEPLLRKDLERFITYAKKAGVLDVYFSSNGLLLNENRIRSLVDSGLDRLQISIDANSKDIYDIIRPGGDYKRVVENVLALLAYKKQRGSLTPLVRVNFVRTQRNEFELQDFLAFWQDKADMIGVQEMVLPTKSKETIRSKTTQKKHNFSCSFPYKQLVITAEGSVLPCCTFWGEKLALGNILESYKQSGRVDIEGFWLGEKMQELRALHKAGGFAKSAICKQCVLGAVDEA from the coding sequence ATGGAACTACAACGCAACGCAAGCGAGCTTACAGGGATTCTAGGGGCGGAGAAAATAGAGCTTCTGCAAGCTATCAATGACCCTATTTTATGGCGCAGCTATCGCGATACTTACGCCAAAGCGCAAAAGCTAGAGGTGCTTACGCCCTATCCCTTGCAGATAGATTTTGAGCTCAATGCTACTTGCAATCTCGCCTGCCCTATGTGCCCGCTATCAATGGAGCATAACGCAGAAAAATCCCATATCAATTTCCCCTATGAGCTGTTTTGCAAAATCATCGATGATGGCGTGCCAAAGGGCTTAAAGGCGATCAAGCTAAACTACCTAAATGAGCCACTGCTGCGCAAGGATTTAGAACGCTTCATCACCTATGCCAAAAAGGCGGGCGTGCTTGATGTGTATTTCTCTAGCAATGGACTTTTGCTGAATGAAAATCGCATACGCTCTTTGGTGGATTCTGGGCTAGATCGCTTGCAGATCTCTATTGATGCCAATTCCAAAGACATCTATGACATTATCCGCCCGGGTGGGGACTATAAGCGCGTGGTAGAAAATGTCCTAGCCCTTTTAGCCTACAAAAAGCAAAGAGGCTCGCTAACACCGCTTGTGCGGGTGAATTTTGTCCGCACACAGCGCAATGAATTTGAGCTGCAAGATTTCCTAGCATTTTGGCAAGATAAGGCTGATATGATCGGCGTGCAAGAGATGGTGCTACCCACAAAATCCAAAGAGACCATACGCTCCAAAACCACGCAAAAAAAGCATAATTTCTCCTGCTCCTTCCCCTATAAGCAGCTTGTCATCACTGCTGAGGGTAGCGTGCTGCCTTGCTGCACCTTTTGGGGTGAGAAGCTAGCTTTAGGCAATATCCTAGAATCTTATAAGCAAAGCGGGCGCGTGGATATAGAGGGCTTCTGGCTAGGGGAGAAAATGCAAGAGCTTCGCGCTTTGCATAAGGCAGGGGGATTTGCGAAAAGTGCTATTTGCAAGCAGTGTGTGCTAGGGGCGGTTGATGAAGCCTAG
- a CDS encoding LPP20 family lipoprotein, which translates to MTNHNNRALSRALSIVASLYLASACTLMAAKSKPAPDLEQASTQQEDTNVAIVETPAYENPAVVSVPEQDVLEIEAVGIGVAPNESCSPAQAVALAKRAAIIDAYRHLGEQMYGIKLNANDTVQNMMLKNSSIKTKLNALIRGAKVRESACEQGICQVTMELRLDGRVWAKVLGI; encoded by the coding sequence ATGACAAACCACAACAATCGCGCCCTATCACGCGCGCTATCCATAGTCGCAAGCCTATATCTAGCAAGTGCTTGCACGCTAATGGCTGCCAAGAGCAAGCCCGCCCCAGATCTTGAGCAAGCCAGCACACAGCAAGAAGATACCAATGTCGCTATCGTTGAGACCCCTGCTTATGAGAATCCAGCCGTTGTCTCTGTGCCAGAGCAAGATGTCCTTGAGATAGAGGCGGTGGGGATCGGCGTAGCTCCTAATGAGTCTTGCTCCCCAGCCCAAGCAGTAGCCCTTGCCAAGCGAGCAGCGATCATCGATGCGTATAGGCATTTGGGCGAGCAGATGTATGGGATCAAGCTAAACGCCAATGACACAGTGCAAAATATGATGCTAAAAAACTCTAGTATCAAAACAAAGCTAAACGCCCTTATACGCGGTGCCAAAGTGCGCGAGAGCGCGTGCGAGCAAGGGATCTGCCAAGTAACAATGGAGCTAAGGCTTGATGGCAGGGTCTGGGCAAAAGTGCTAGGCATTTAG
- a CDS encoding LptF/LptG family permease, whose amino-acid sequence MPTRLFLFIASYYLRYFVVIFLALGLFFVSIDSLQYIDHFADSANLLILFFVYDFLYAMNFTLPISLLLAMAICYLFLIKTNQYTALLALGYSKRTLLRPVLLLSVLISCIHIGLNATPFAYAQEKVEKFFAKDSSVPTTDLFVKYNNDYVYFGSINLIRQASNIRIFGLDPSQNLTRFTQARNAVFEDEHWILYNAITQDVPELWELGGKGLEIKTFSKLPILKNFNPKVLDSFSQAKPSISIVDALQSLQLLKEQKIGSEKIRAVLYALIIVPLFVPFVAIIITYYIPSLARYGNLYLLGFAFIVFALLVWGSFFSLSQFSITGVVLPEVGVLVPFALLVCVACGYYAMLNKK is encoded by the coding sequence ATGCCCACTAGACTCTTCCTCTTCATCGCCTCCTACTACCTGCGCTATTTTGTGGTGATTTTCCTAGCATTGGGGCTGTTTTTTGTGAGTATTGATAGCTTGCAGTATATCGATCACTTTGCCGATTCTGCCAATCTTTTGATCCTCTTTTTTGTCTATGACTTTTTATACGCGATGAATTTCACCCTGCCCATCTCCTTGCTACTTGCTATGGCGATTTGCTATTTGTTTTTGATCAAGACCAATCAATACACCGCCCTGCTCGCCCTAGGCTACTCAAAGCGCACGCTTTTGCGCCCGGTGCTACTGCTAAGTGTGCTTATCTCGTGTATCCATATCGGGCTAAATGCCACGCCCTTTGCCTATGCGCAAGAAAAGGTGGAGAAGTTTTTCGCCAAGGATTCTAGCGTGCCTACGACAGACCTCTTTGTCAAATACAACAATGACTATGTCTATTTTGGCTCGATCAATCTTATCCGCCAAGCGAGCAATATCCGCATCTTTGGGCTAGATCCTAGCCAGAATCTCACGCGCTTCACGCAAGCCAGAAACGCCGTGTTTGAAGATGAGCATTGGATCCTTTATAATGCCATTACCCAAGATGTGCCAGAGCTTTGGGAGCTAGGAGGCAAGGGCTTAGAGATAAAGACCTTTTCCAAGCTCCCCATACTCAAAAACTTCAACCCAAAGGTGCTAGACTCTTTCTCTCAAGCAAAGCCATCGATTTCTATCGTTGATGCCCTGCAATCTTTGCAGCTTTTAAAGGAGCAGAAAATCGGCAGCGAGAAGATCCGCGCGGTGCTTTACGCGCTTATCATTGTGCCGCTGTTTGTGCCATTTGTGGCGATCATCATCACCTACTATATCCCAAGCCTTGCACGCTATGGGAATCTCTACTTGCTGGGATTTGCCTTTATCGTGTTTGCTTTGCTTGTGTGGGGGAGCTTTTTTTCACTTAGTCAGTTTTCTATCACAGGTGTAGTCTTGCCAGAAGTGGGCGTGCTAGTGCCATTTGCCCTGCTTGTGTGCGTGGCGTGTGGCTACTATGCAATGCTAAACAAAAAATAA
- a CDS encoding YigZ family protein, with protein MASMTFCDSSFNARVPQAQHECKGSRFLGFVVRESALESTLSELKGLHPKAVHFVYALRAYQGGQIIERSSDDGEPKGSSGVPVLNVLRGWEMIDSAVVVVRYFGGVKLGVGGLVRAYTQAAKLALESAKELGEIVPYIERGERAVCVGYGELRAMHYRVKKLGLRVVGEEFGQNAVTLHIQGDLAALQELES; from the coding sequence ATGGCTTCTATGACTTTTTGCGATTCTAGTTTTAATGCGCGTGTGCCACAAGCCCAGCACGAGTGCAAAGGCTCTAGGTTTTTGGGCTTTGTTGTGCGTGAGAGTGCGCTAGAATCCACTTTAAGCGAGCTTAAAGGCTTGCACCCAAAGGCAGTGCATTTTGTCTATGCTTTGCGTGCGTATCAAGGGGGGCAGATTATCGAGCGCAGTAGCGATGATGGCGAGCCTAAGGGCAGCTCTGGCGTGCCGGTGCTCAATGTCTTGCGCGGGTGGGAGATGATTGATAGCGCGGTGGTGGTGGTGCGATATTTTGGCGGGGTGAAGCTGGGTGTGGGCGGGCTTGTGCGTGCCTATACCCAAGCTGCCAAGCTTGCCCTAGAGTCTGCCAAGGAGCTAGGCGAGATCGTGCCATACATAGAGCGCGGGGAGAGGGCGGTGTGTGTGGGATATGGCGAGCTTAGGGCTATGCACTATCGCGTGAAAAAGCTAGGGCTTAGAGTGGTGGGGGAGGAGTTTGGGCAAAATGCCGTAACACTCCATATACAAGGCGATCTAGCCGCGCTGCAAGAGCTAGAGTCCTAG
- a CDS encoding 50S ribosomal protein L25/general stress protein Ctc, giving the protein MLEGQIRESISKANAKALRKDGYLIANIYAKGVENIHCAFKINDFIRTIKTKTSLVFPVKVGGKTLDVVIQEYQKDPVYGTILHIDLMVAQKGVVANYKIPVQAQGTAVGLKNKGVILIAKKRVRVKAAPENLPSSYTLDVSALDVGHSILVRDLPQIDGVKITENESVAVISCIKAK; this is encoded by the coding sequence ATGCTTGAAGGACAAATTAGAGAGAGTATTTCAAAGGCAAATGCAAAAGCCTTGAGGAAAGATGGCTATCTAATTGCCAATATCTATGCAAAAGGTGTGGAGAATATCCACTGCGCGTTTAAGATCAATGACTTTATCCGCACGATCAAGACAAAGACTTCTCTAGTCTTCCCTGTCAAAGTCGGTGGCAAGACCCTTGATGTCGTGATCCAAGAGTATCAAAAAGACCCCGTGTATGGCACGATTTTGCATATCGATCTTATGGTAGCCCAAAAGGGCGTGGTAGCAAACTACAAAATCCCCGTGCAAGCACAAGGCACAGCCGTGGGGCTGAAAAACAAGGGCGTGATACTCATCGCTAAAAAGCGCGTGCGCGTCAAAGCCGCTCCAGAAAATCTCCCATCATCTTACACGCTTGATGTAAGCGCGCTTGATGTGGGGCACTCTATCCTTGTGCGCGATCTCCCGCAAATTGATGGCGTGAAAATCACCGAGAACGAATCTGTCGCTGTCATTAGCTGTATCAAAGCAAAATAG
- the pth gene encoding aminoacyl-tRNA hydrolase, whose product MPARTKHLISTIQSLPISRGSARSLLAEYLPQIQKQGPLLIAGLGNPGEKYAQNRHNIGFIIIDRLCECLELEMRDTSRFHAHIATLAPHIHIAKPQTFMNHSGSSIAAITSFYKINQLCIAHDELDLPLSTIRYKLGGSSGGHNGLKSIDSALHRQDYVRLRFGIKEAPAQDQAQIPKHKQVIDFVLGDFTLPHTTLMELVDKSVRGLLFFIITRDFAATQSHFSHSTKSQSAASKHSSPRSQAHAIATRATKSALFFPLDSSPNVKNVESTFDNPTAKTQKVDSSDTPIFATAKNMDCHATATQCLAMTENNAANENAVSLEKVDSSDEAKNLTNSAQDSRENAQNIETPQNEKTKSVFDKNLVGIDENAELQKVDSSDEVQNLTNSQAAGFCDDFVGCQGVGEGIYLSGNEQAHAADSRKSAQKPTPKPNKAESTTTAPTQSPNYAH is encoded by the coding sequence ATGCCTGCACGCACAAAGCACCTAATCTCCACAATACAAAGCCTGCCCATCTCTAGAGGCAGTGCGCGATCTTTGCTTGCAGAGTATCTCCCACAAATACAAAAGCAGGGTCCTTTACTCATCGCTGGGCTTGGGAATCCGGGCGAGAAATACGCCCAAAACCGCCATAATATCGGCTTTATCATCATTGATCGCTTGTGTGAGTGCTTGGAGCTTGAAATGCGCGATACAAGTAGGTTTCACGCGCATATCGCCACGCTTGCCCCACATATCCATATCGCAAAGCCCCAGACCTTTATGAATCATTCAGGCAGCTCCATCGCCGCTATCACAAGCTTTTACAAAATCAATCAGCTTTGTATCGCCCACGATGAGCTAGACCTCCCCCTTAGCACGATCCGCTACAAGCTTGGCGGCAGTAGCGGCGGACACAATGGGCTAAAGTCCATTGATAGCGCACTGCATCGGCAGGATTATGTGCGCTTGCGCTTTGGGATCAAAGAAGCCCCCGCACAAGACCAAGCACAAATCCCCAAACACAAGCAGGTGATAGACTTTGTGCTAGGGGATTTCACGCTACCGCACACCACGCTAATGGAGCTTGTTGATAAAAGCGTGAGGGGCTTGCTATTTTTCATCATCACAAGGGATTTTGCCGCCACACAAAGCCACTTTAGCCATTCTACAAAGAGTCAATCCGCAGCAAGCAAGCACTCTAGCCCCAGATCTCAAGCACACGCCATAGCCACGCGAGCGACTAAATCAGCCTTATTCTTCCCTCTAGATTCTAGCCCAAATGTGAAAAATGTAGAATCCACTTTTGACAACCCCACCGCAAAAACGCAAAAAGTGGATTCTAGTGATACCCCCATTTTTGCTACCGCAAAAAATATGGATTGCCACGCCACTGCTACGCAGTGTCTCGCAATGACAGAAAACAACGCCGCAAATGAAAACGCAGTTTCTTTAGAAAAAGTGGATTCTAGTGATGAAGCAAAAAATCTAACCAACTCGGCACAGGATTCTAGGGAAAACGCCCAAAATATAGAAACACCGCAAAACGAAAAAACTAAAAGCGTGTTTGATAAAAATCTCGTAGGCATTGATGAAAACGCAGAATTACAAAAAGTGGATTCTAGTGATGAAGTTCAAAATTTAACCAACTCGCAGGCGGCAGGATTTTGCGATGATTTTGTGGGTTGTCAAGGCGTGGGCGAAGGGATTTACCTTAGCGGTAATGAGCAAGCCCACGCCGCAGACTCCCGCAAAAGCGCGCAAAAGCCAACGCCCAAACCAAACAAAGCCGAATCCACCACCACAGCACCCACGCAAAGTCCTAACTATGCCCACTAG
- the rfbF gene encoding glucose-1-phosphate cytidylyltransferase translates to MKVVILAGGLGTRLAEETDIKPKPMVEIGGYPILWHIMKLYGFYGFNDFIILTGYKSHIIKEYFTSYTMRYSNVTIDLSTNSLQIHSSNAEPWKITILYTGQANMTGSRIHQARDYVGNECFALTYGDGLGDIDLHALLDFHKKHKGAVTMTSVLPEGRFGALHFDESGDRVSSFYEKPRGDVMSGDAMSKDTSAQQGWINAGFFICEPSVFEYLSSDESCIFEQEPLHNLAASRNLYAYKHYGFWQCMDTLRDKHKLVELWSSGKAPWALWQHTTTKD, encoded by the coding sequence ATGAAAGTAGTGATTCTAGCTGGTGGGCTTGGGACAAGGCTTGCAGAAGAGACGGATATAAAGCCAAAGCCTATGGTAGAGATCGGCGGCTATCCTATTTTGTGGCATATTATGAAGCTTTATGGATTCTATGGGTTTAATGACTTTATTATCCTAACAGGCTACAAATCCCACATCATTAAAGAATACTTCACAAGCTACACTATGCGATATAGCAATGTAACTATCGATCTCTCCACAAACTCCCTGCAAATCCATAGCAGCAACGCCGAGCCTTGGAAAATCACCATACTCTACACCGGACAAGCAAATATGACAGGCTCTAGAATCCACCAAGCAAGAGACTATGTAGGCAATGAGTGCTTCGCGCTCACTTATGGCGATGGGCTAGGGGATATTGACTTACACGCGCTGCTAGACTTCCACAAGAAGCACAAAGGCGCGGTAACGATGACTTCTGTGCTACCTGAGGGGCGATTTGGCGCACTGCACTTTGATGAGAGTGGAGATAGGGTCAGCTCTTTTTATGAAAAGCCCAGAGGTGATGTGATGAGCGGAGATGCGATGAGCAAAGATACTAGCGCGCAGCAAGGCTGGATCAATGCTGGGTTTTTCATCTGTGAGCCTAGTGTGTTTGAGTATCTCTCAAGTGATGAATCTTGTATCTTTGAGCAAGAGCCACTGCACAATCTAGCTGCTTCGCGCAATCTCTATGCCTATAAGCATTATGGATTCTGGCAGTGTATGGATACTTTGCGCGATAAGCATAAGCTTGTAGAGCTATGGAGCAGCGGCAAAGCTCCTTGGGCATTATGGCAGCACACCACCACAAAGGACTAG
- a CDS encoding transcriptional regulator, producing the protein MAGILGIDTKTLYNWKKHKPNLYRIVMLGFKFDELLECSKRNYDKLLELEAQAMAQPHKQP; encoded by the coding sequence ATGGCGGGGATTTTGGGCATTGATACTAAAACACTCTATAATTGGAAAAAGCATAAGCCTAATCTTTACCGCATTGTTATGCTAGGCTTTAAGTTTGATGAGCTGCTAGAGTGCAGCAAGAGAAACTACGACAAGCTCCTAGAGCTAGAAGCCCAAGCTATGGCACAACCCCACAAGCAGCCCTAG
- a CDS encoding glycosyl transferase family 90, translated as MGAKILYNLKGIYRMLLPRAIPQALLRSKIQAIFTLDRATLETIALRVAHYHKLNSHFSPQPFALPSHKPVRDTIVPPHFGALRDNKLTKEHSSVYFYDSYEWTRYFPDHFVWNYEFSDVNYYLSSPAITKTRPIHSARGGAGDSACSDKSAILRGGLAHYRPDKSLRPPLENANFSSTILESQSGFTKQTENKTTALESTFEKTEKMDSSPNASFLSSRVSFARVAIHKSANEDSRSGDSASAEFVDCHAVQAPLAMTENNAENKNAVSLEKVDSSDEAKNLTNSAENSRILELESGFFEPRKEIRLECLSTQRGDEIHDSSPKAESTTTTPAQENSILLQLEKHRHFSFIHDPIPYDKKRDLLFFRGACPQEHRSRFLHQYFSHPLCDIGHTGAPSEHPEFTTPKVPKNKHLHYKFLLSLEGNDVASNLKWILGSNSLCIMPKPRYESWFMEEKLEANVHYALLDDDYGNLDALLEFFTAHPKDAKEIIHNANTYCQAFQNPRIEEACNLLVLRKYFYLSDQGDLSPDERALLGL; from the coding sequence ATGGGCGCAAAAATCCTCTACAACCTAAAAGGCATATACAGAATGCTCCTGCCACGAGCGATCCCACAGGCGTTGCTACGCTCCAAGATTCAAGCAATCTTTACCCTAGATCGCGCCACGCTAGAGACTATCGCCCTGCGTGTAGCCCACTACCACAAGCTAAACTCCCACTTTAGCCCACAGCCCTTTGCCCTGCCTAGCCACAAGCCTGTGCGCGATACGATCGTGCCGCCGCACTTTGGGGCTTTGCGCGATAATAAACTCACCAAAGAGCACTCTAGCGTGTATTTTTATGACTCTTATGAATGGACGCGCTACTTCCCAGATCATTTTGTGTGGAATTATGAATTTAGCGATGTGAATTATTATCTTAGCTCGCCGGCGATTACTAAGACACGACCGATACATTCAGCTAGGGGGGGGGCGGGAGATTCGGCTTGTAGCGATAAATCGGCGATTCTGCGCGGTGGGCTTGCTCATTATCGCCCAGATAAATCCCTGCGCCCACCGCTTGAAAACGCCAATTTCTCATCTACAATCCTAGAATCCCAAAGTGGCTTTACAAAACAAACTGAAAACAAAACCACCGCCCTAGAATCCACTTTTGAAAAAACCGAAAAAATGGATTCTAGCCCTAACGCCTCTTTTCTGTCATCGCGAGTGAGCTTTGCTCGCGTGGCGATCCATAAATCCGCGAACGAGGATTCTAGGAGTGGTGATTCTGCTAGCGCAGAATTTGTAGATTGCCACGCGGTGCAAGCACCGCTCGCAATGACAGAAAACAACGCCGAAAATAAAAACGCAGTTTCTTTAGAAAAAGTGGATTCTAGTGATGAAGCAAAAAATTTAACCAACTCGGCAGAGAATTCTAGGATTTTGGAGCTAGAATCGGGGTTTTTCGAGCCGCGCAAGGAGATAAGACTCGAGTGTCTATCGACGCAGCGCGGCGATGAAATCCACGATTCTAGCCCAAAAGCCGAATCCACCACCACAACGCCTGCGCAAGAAAACAGCATCCTCCTCCAGCTCGAAAAACACCGCCACTTCAGCTTTATCCACGACCCTATCCCTTATGACAAAAAGCGCGACCTACTCTTTTTCCGTGGGGCGTGTCCGCAGGAGCATAGAAGCCGCTTTTTGCACCAATATTTCTCCCACCCACTCTGCGACATTGGGCACACAGGCGCACCGAGCGAGCACCCAGAATTCACCACGCCCAAAGTCCCTAAAAATAAGCATTTACACTATAAATTCCTCCTAAGCCTAGAGGGCAATGATGTAGCAAGCAACTTAAAGTGGATCCTAGGGAGCAATAGTCTTTGCATAATGCCAAAGCCGCGCTATGAAAGCTGGTTTATGGAAGAAAAGCTAGAGGCAAATGTGCATTACGCCCTGCTTGATGATGACTATGGCAATCTTGATGCCTTGCTGGAGTTTTTCACAGCCCACCCAAAAGACGCAAAGGAGATTATCCACAATGCCAACACCTACTGCCAAGCTTTCCAAAATCCGCGCATAGAAGAAGCCTGCAATCTGCTTGTGCTGCGCAAATATTTCTACCTAAGCGACCAAGGCGATTTGAGCCCAGATGAGCGCGCCCTGCTAGGACTCTAG